CGGATTCATCACCGGCTGGACCTACTGGGCGAGCAATCTGCCGTATTTTCCGGCGCTGCTCTACTTCGCGGCGGGCAACGCGCTCTTCATCGGAGGCACGAGCGGTAGCGCGCTCCAGGGCTCGCCGGCGTACTTCATCGCCGTCGCGTTAGCGGGTCTCGCGCTCGCGACGATTCTCAACATTTACGGCATGCAGGTCGGAAAGTGGCTCAATAATGCCGGCGCGATCTCACGATGGTGCGTGACGATTCTGCTCGTCGTGCTCGGCGGGCTCGCGTGGTGGCGGTTCGGGCCGGCGACGCAGATCACCGCGGCAACGATGCGCCCGGGAGTCCATCTCAAGGACGTAATCTTCTGGTCGGTGATCGCGTTTGCGTGGACCGGCCCGGAGGCGATGCCGTTCATGGGCGGCGAGATCAAGAATCCGAGGCGCACGATTCCCTTCGGGCTGGCGATGGCCGCACCCGCAATCGCGGTCATCTATATCGTCGGCACGATCAGCGTCTTGGCCGCGCTCTCTCCCCACGCCGTCAACCCTTCGTCGGGGGTGATGCAGGCCGTCGCGGCGACCGCGTCGCGTTTCGGTTGGAACGCCATCACGCCGATCGCGGCGCTTCTCGTGGCCCTGAGCTGCATCGGCAGCTGCGGCGCCTGGCTCGGCGCCGTCGCGCGCCTGCCGTTCGTTGCGGGAATCGATCACTATCTGCCGAGCGCCTTCGGACGGATGCATCCGCGTTTCGGCTCGCCGGTCGTCGCGCTGCTCACGCAGGCCGGGATCGCGGCCGTCTTCATCTTCCTCGGGCAGGGCGGCACGACGGTGCGCGGCGCGTACGACGTGCTCGTGAGTTCGACGGTCATCGCGACGCTCGTGCCGTTCCTCTTCCTGTTCGCGGCCGCGATCAAACTCCGCGGCGAAGCCCCGACACCCGAGATGGCGCCGATTCCGGGAGGAAAGTGGACCGTCTCGATCGCCGCGGCGATCGGGCTCTTTACGACGATCACCGCGATCGTCTTCGCCGGGTTTCCCGCCGACGACGACCCCAACAAGGTGCTCGCCGTCGTGAAGGTCATCGGACTCACCGCGTTGATGCTCTTCAGCGGTGTGGCGATCTATCTCGCCGGGCGGCGAAAGGCGCTCGCGCACTCTTCGGCATCTTGAGAAATGAAAGGCCCT
The Candidatus Binatia bacterium DNA segment above includes these coding regions:
- a CDS encoding APC family permease; translation: MQLRRTLGLLDVVLFFVVAGSNLQWVATAAAAGPSSIPVWLIGGVAMFAPIAIAVVFLSAHHPDEGGLYVWTKRAFGPFAGFITGWTYWASNLPYFPALLYFAAGNALFIGGTSGSALQGSPAYFIAVALAGLALATILNIYGMQVGKWLNNAGAISRWCVTILLVVLGGLAWWRFGPATQITAATMRPGVHLKDVIFWSVIAFAWTGPEAMPFMGGEIKNPRRTIPFGLAMAAPAIAVIYIVGTISVLAALSPHAVNPSSGVMQAVAATASRFGWNAITPIAALLVALSCIGSCGAWLGAVARLPFVAGIDHYLPSAFGRMHPRFGSPVVALLTQAGIAAVFIFLGQGGTTVRGAYDVLVSSTVIATLVPFLFLFAAAIKLRGEAPTPEMAPIPGGKWTVSIAAAIGLFTTITAIVFAGFPADDDPNKVLAVVKVIGLTALMLFSGVAIYLAGRRKALAHSSAS